The Micromonospora sp. Llam0 genome contains a region encoding:
- a CDS encoding PLP-dependent cysteine synthase family protein, protein MNQLDRYDDAGRAWVTDAIAKVEADANRSADTHLLPFPLPPSWGIDLYLKDESVHPTGSLKHRLARSLFLYGLCNGWIGPQTTIVEASSGSTAISEAYFARMLGLPFVAVMPASTSAEKIAQIEFHGARPHLVRDPAAVVIEARWLAEDLGGHFMDQFTYAERATDWRGNNNIAESIFAQLALERHPVPHWIVVGAGTGGTSATIGRYVRYQRHRTKVCVVDPENSAFYPAWCSGDWSTSTGRGSMIEGIGRPTVEASFQPSVVDRMIQVPDAASLAAMRIASELLGRRVGGSTGTNLWGAFALIAQMRAAGEQGSVVTLLCDSGERYAASYYSSDWLTRHGIDLAPYRAVAEQFLRTGEWPADAR, encoded by the coding sequence GTGAATCAACTGGACCGGTACGACGACGCCGGCCGGGCCTGGGTGACCGACGCGATCGCCAAGGTCGAGGCGGACGCCAACCGGTCCGCCGACACCCACCTGCTGCCGTTCCCACTCCCCCCGTCCTGGGGCATCGACCTCTACCTCAAGGACGAGTCGGTGCACCCGACCGGCTCGCTCAAGCACCGGCTGGCCCGCTCGCTCTTCCTGTACGGCCTGTGCAACGGCTGGATCGGGCCGCAGACCACGATCGTCGAGGCGTCCTCCGGCTCCACCGCCATCTCCGAGGCGTACTTCGCCCGGATGCTCGGCCTGCCGTTCGTCGCGGTGATGCCCGCCAGCACCTCGGCGGAGAAGATCGCCCAGATCGAGTTCCACGGTGCCCGCCCCCACCTGGTCCGCGACCCGGCCGCTGTGGTGATCGAGGCACGGTGGCTCGCCGAGGACCTCGGCGGGCACTTCATGGACCAGTTCACCTACGCCGAACGGGCCACCGACTGGCGGGGAAACAACAACATCGCCGAATCGATCTTCGCCCAGCTGGCGCTGGAACGACACCCGGTCCCGCACTGGATCGTGGTCGGTGCCGGCACCGGCGGCACCAGCGCCACCATCGGCCGGTACGTCCGCTACCAGCGGCACCGCACCAAGGTCTGCGTCGTCGATCCGGAGAACTCCGCCTTCTACCCGGCGTGGTGCAGCGGTGACTGGTCGACCTCGACCGGCCGGGGGTCGATGATCGAGGGGATCGGTCGGCCGACCGTCGAAGCGTCCTTCCAGCCGTCCGTGGTGGACCGGATGATCCAGGTCCCGGACGCCGCCTCACTGGCCGCCATGCGCATCGCCAGCGAACTGCTGGGTCGGCGGGTCGGCGGATCGACCGGCACCAACCTGTGGGGCGCGTTCGCGCTGATCGCGCAGATGCGGGCCGCCGGCGAGCAGGGCTCGGTGGTGACGTTGCTGTGTGACAGCGGCGAACGGTACGCCGCCAGCTACTACTCGTCCGACTGGCTGACCCGGCACGGCATCGATCTGGCCCCGTACCGGGCCGTGGCCGAACAGTTCCTGCGTACCGGCGAGTGGCCGGCCGACGCCCGATGA
- a CDS encoding Lrp/AsnC family transcriptional regulator — MDAIDLRLVDLLRGNARLSYAELARQVGLSAPAVHERIGKLETAGVLRGYRADVQPESVGLGVTALIGLVEDSGADTEAVLDALRDMPEIESCYFMAGTESFLCLARVGTIAELEQLIMRLNRTPGIANTRTSVTLSTKWENRPRPLTG; from the coding sequence GTGGACGCCATCGACCTCCGGCTCGTCGACCTGCTGCGCGGTAACGCCCGGCTCTCCTACGCCGAACTCGCCCGCCAGGTCGGACTCTCCGCACCCGCCGTACACGAACGGATCGGCAAGCTCGAAACCGCCGGCGTGCTGCGCGGCTACCGGGCCGACGTACAGCCGGAATCGGTCGGCCTCGGCGTCACCGCCCTGATTGGACTGGTCGAAGACTCAGGTGCCGACACCGAGGCGGTGCTGGACGCGCTGCGCGACATGCCGGAGATCGAGTCGTGCTACTTCATGGCCGGCACCGAGTCGTTCCTCTGCCTCGCCCGGGTCGGCACCATCGCCGAGCTGGAACAGCTCATCATGCGGCTGAACCGGACACCGGGGATCGCCAACACCCGGACCAGCGTCACGCTCTCCACCAAATGGGAGAACCGGCCCCGCCCCCTGACCGGGTGA